The DNA segment TGACCATTACATCGAACACATTGAAAAAAGTGACCGGTAACGCCAGACGGTGTCGGATAGTTGAGTCTCACTGGCGATAGTGGACGCCGCCTATCCCGTCGGCGAACTATCGGATGCAAGTGAGTTGCCGATTTAAATTTACTGAAGTGGTGAGTCGTTCGCGGCGGCCACGTGATCCGTAGCGTTCGCCAATTCTAGTGCGGTCTTCCTTCATTTGGACAATTGACATGAGACAACTGATGTTGCTTTTCACATTGTGTGCTGGACTCGCCATTTTTGGTGCAACAGCGTTTAGTGCGAACGATCGGGCTGGTAACGCCCCCTTGCTATCGCGTTTGGCGGTTGGACAGCACGTCAGACTCGAGACTGCACCCTCTGGCGGGTATGAGCTGTTCATCTTCAACGAGCGGTACTTAAAGCGTCTTCAGGAGAGCGGGGCGGATTTCTTTCCGCAAAAAATCATAGAGGTCGGTCCTGATTTTGTCGTTATTGACGCGGAACGTGGGATACAGCGGGCTATCGCTGCACATGCAATCGACGTGGTATCTCTACTTCCAAATGACTTTGGTGATGCTGAGAGCCGAGATTCGGAAACTAGTCCAGAACAGTAACGAAGGTCGGCGAATAAGCCAATGCACGCGAGCGGCGGAAGCCGTCCGTTTTGAATCTAAGGGGTCAGGCCTCTTCGTTTTGTTCTTGCTTGGTGAACCGGTCCCTTGATCTTCTTCGGGGTTGCATCGTCGATTCAAGTTTGAGGCGTCTGACGATGGTGTCCAACCAACCAGCGTCGCCCAGGAGCCTTCCCCGCTGTGCCAACAAACAAACCGCAATGAGTGCTGCTTACGTAAGAGGCTCGTTCGCCCTAGTTCAAGAGTCGCCTATTTCGCCATCGACAAGTGGTCGCAGCACTAGATGGTAGTTGTTCGGAATCTGTTGGTAGCAGTAGAGTTTCCTCTCGAGGATCGGCAATCGCATGGCTGTACGGTTCAGCGCGGGAGATAGCCCGCCGGCTTCGTCACCGCACGGTGATCTAGCCAATCACGCAGCCTTTAAAGTCATTGCAGCAAAACAAAGAGGCCTGACCCCTTTGATGCGACCCGCTGTCGTAAAGACCCGTTTTCAATGGGGGCTGTCTGCTCTGACAAACTTCCGCGTGTTCGCCCGGCACCGGTGTGTTCCCATCAGCCAAGGTTACGCGTCATTCCGAGTCGATAGATTCCGTCGACTAAAACCGTTTGGTTTGGAATTCACGTTACCAAGCGCCCTGTCCGATTTCACAATCAGACCTTGTGTTGCACTTCGGGTGGGCCCGCGGAACGCAAGTCCGGAACTAGAAAGAATCGTTTCTCGCGATGCAACGAGCAGGTTTAGTAGACGGTGTATTCAAGATGGCTCTGTAGATCGGGAGGCCTACAGGCTAGAGCCGAGCAAGGCAAAGCCGATTACCAACTTGTACAAATTCAAGGAAGTCGTCCCGTTCATGTCGAATGCCTTGCCGCGACTGCAGTCGTTAAAACCTGTTTTTAAGTCCTAGAATCGATCTTTCCCATTCGAAACGGCTCCTGACCCCTTTTCCTCGCCCGTCCAAAAAAGCGAAAGGCGAGCAGGGCAATGCCCAGGAGAGCAAGATTGCCCAAGATCAGCAACTTCCCTACGCCGCTCGAAGCCGATTCCCTCTCTTGGTTTTCATGTTTGAGATACCTAGTTCCGTTGATTCTGTCCAATACGTAGGCGTTTTCGGGGATCATCTCTTCCACTAGGCTGCTGTTCGTTGCGTTTGCTTGATCGATCTCTAGTAAATGAACTGTAGTTAAGGAACGGCCAATGGTGACGGTGGTCTTAGCCGGAAGTCGGCCGACCTTTTCAAAGTGTTCATGCGACGAAAATACGACACTGTTTTGCCGAGCTGAATTTCCAAGCTCAATATTTCCATCAGCAAGTTGGTATTCGCCGATTGAGTATGCCAATAAATCTCCGGTCTCTATGCTGTACGCTACGTATTCCAGCGGTGAGCCACAAAGAAATGCCGCTTGTCCATTTACCGTGTCCCGCGCTTCCCAGATCTGGGAAGAAACCTGCGGAACAGTGCCTTCGAGGTTGTATGACGAGTGAAACGATTCTGGGAAATAGAGCGAAAGTGGATCGTCCTTTCTGATTACCTCGTAGAAGCCCTGCAAGGGAGTTATATCCGCTTTCCATGTCTCGGACGGGATCTCGATAGGTTCATCACATCGGGATCCTTCTCGGGAAAAACGCATTAACCGCTTTCCATCCGTAGCCATAATAGCGTGTTCTGTAGCGATGTCGTCAACTAATTTTGTCGTCTTTACGGCGCAATGCTTGCCATCCTGGAATGTCTGGACATGCATTGTTGACGGGTATTTACTGAAAGCAACATTGTATGAATACTCTGCGGGGATAACCGCTCCGCCCCTGGCAGTATGGGAAGCGATGGTGTCCTCCCATTCCGCTGCAGGCTTTTGGAGCGAGCGGTACAGTGACTCTAGGTGCGTGTAGTCGGACCTCACTAGCTGAAACTGTCCCTCAATCAAAAAGTTGGCGAATGCTCGCAAGCTCAACAGCTTTCCACTTTGCTCTGCTTCAGCAGATAGCCGGGACCACACAGCCTTACCCGCTGGTGAAACAGTGCCTATCTTTACCCGCTGGTCGATCAAAGCTTCTTTGCTTCGGAATCGTTCGCGCAGATCATCACTACCGCCTGCCGCAACAGCATGCATCGGATCTACGCAGGCAATGGCCACGCATAAGCAAGAAAGGAAAAACCGCCATTGAAACCGAGGCGATTGCCCAGGACTGTTATTCATCTGTCATTCCGAAGTGAAGAGGCAAGTCGCGGTTGCCATGTCGTTGCCCTTTGCCTGCTAGAAACGCATCGCGACCGAGGGGGAACGCACTGAAAATCATTGCGATGCACGAACTGTCGGCGACACAGTATCGCCCGATCTTACCTGGTCAGAAGGCGAGGGGGGGGCTGCTTCAAAGCAAATCGAAGAATTCTTCACGACAAGCGATTGAAGAACAGCTTGCTGGGTTAGGTGGTGTGTTTTCACCTCGCGTGACTCAAAAACTGAACTACCTTGTTGTTGGAGCGGAAGGGAATCCATGCTGGGCATTCGCATGCTATGGTCGTAAGGTTGAAGCTGCGGTTGAATTGCGCAAAAAAGGAATTCCTCTTCTGATCGTTCATGAGAATGATTACTGGGACGCGGTAGCAGATGTTTCATGAGTTCGTCACCAGGGAATCGCTTGCGAGACTGACTGATTCGGCGCATCGAAAACGCATTTTCTGGTGACCCGCAAGGGCTACCGGCGAGCGCGACCATCGCGTCGCAGGGCCCGCATCCTCTTTCGGTGCCGTTGCACTTGCAGTTCGTCAAAGATGGGATCTGAGTTTGATTTCCGTGTTCAAACCGGCTTTATGAAGTCGTGCCTCTAGGATGCCCATCCACATGCCCCCTCGCATCAATGGAGCTAATCCGGGCTCCTGACTTCTGTTGAAAAAGGGAACGTGGAACCTCCTGCCAACGCGCGGAGCTTCGCATTTTGGTCCCTATTAATTTGCAAGACGTCAAGCTGAGTCAACTTTTTTAGAATGCTTCGCGAATCCGTATGAACAAGCGACCGTGACAAGTCAAGTCGCCGCAAGGTTCTTATTTTTTGCAAACCTTCAATGCCCTGACTCGGAACATTCTGAAGTCCAATTGTTAGTGAAGTCAAGTTTGGCAATAACAGCAGTCCCTCGACGGCATCGGCGTCGAGCGTGCGGTAAAGAACCACCCAGGTGATGCCGTTAATTGCAACATCCGCATCGTCGGTTGCTATCTCATCCACCAAGTCTTGCCTCGCCGATACTTGCCGCGTTGAAATCGCTTGGCAGGAAGGCAGATCGACACGAAAACGCAGTTGCTCTGCGACGATTGAATTGGCCCAACTGTCCTGAGAGGCAGCAGCGGGGAATACAGACGTGGCATGACTTGGCTGTACTAAATAAGCAAAGCGTTCGTCACTGGAGCGGTACAGTCGATACGTGGAACGGTTTAAGGACCCGTAAGGATCAAAGCCAATTTGAAGCGGAGCCGTTTCGCACTTATCCGAAGAGTACCACGCGAAAACTTCGGAACGCTTCTTGTTCACCGAAATTGCACCGCCGTTTGTGGTCGGATAGTGAATGATGTTAATCGATTGAAGTGCTAAATCGCCGACTACGCAAATGATCCCTACCGCGATAAAAATCAAAATTGTTTTGGCGGTCATCGCTGTTAGCTGTATGGTGAGCGGTCTTTTGATGTATGGGAACAGATTCGGTTGCTGGAGAATGTTGAGGTGGTGTTTCTATGATATTTGTTCCAAATCCGACCGGTACGCTACGGTAGTCACGCAGCTGCGCTCGCCAAAGCGTGGGCAGCCTGGTATGCGTCACCAATAGATTTCACGTCCCGAGCGACGCGGCTACGGCGCAGTCCTGGAGTGGATTAGGTGCTTGCTGTCGGATCCCCCTGCTCTGTGCTGAAAAAAACGTCCCAGCATGACATGAAAGAGGTGCGATCACGCCTGCCGCTCCTTCGATCCCACTCATTTTCTTGCCCCCATTTTCTTGCCCAAAATTCCCGGCTGGTCGATTTGGTTTGGATGAAGCTTGGCTCAATTCAAAAAATCGTCGAGATCGAAAATGTCGTTAAATTTGCTGTCCAGATCCTGCTCATCTGAAGTCTCCACTTCACCGGTTGGCGTATCGGTTTCGCTTGAAGCGGGACGGCCTCGACTGCGGATCTTCTCGCTCCAGTCGTCAAGTTTGCTGTCGGTCACCGCCGAAACACGATCGATCTCCATCTTTGCTTTTTGACCGGTGCTGGGGATCGATGCCCGGACTTTCAGTCGCCCGTTGTTTTCGTATTTGAAAATCACGTTCACTTGAGTGCCGGCCGGCAACCCATGTGGCAAGTCGCGAATCACACACGTCCCGATCGACGTTGAGTGGTTCCCGCTCGCGTCACCCCCTTCGACCACTTTCACCGCCACCGATCGTTGGTTGTCTTTTGCGGTCGTGAACGCCGCCCCGTGCGTCGCCGGCAGAGCTGTGTTCTGCGGCACTAGCACTTTCGTACGGCTTAGCCCGGTTGCTTTCTCCAGGCCGAGAACGCCAAGGTTGTGAGAGTTCACGTTCGTCACTTCCACGTCCAGCCCATTGCCGTTGCCTTGCGATAGCAGGTTTGCATAGATCGCCGCTCCGTGAGCAATCGCTTCATCCGCCGCTAGGCTGCGGTCGACTCGCATCCCGCTTTCCGTTTCCAGCATTTCGAGGACTGCCGGCATCCGGGTCGCCCCGCCGACCAATAGGATGCGAGTCAGGTCAGTCCACTTCAGCCCTGCATCCCGAATCACCTTTGACGTTGTAAAACGCGTCCGTTCAATAATGCTGGCTGTCATCTGGTTAAAGGCACGGCGTTTCAGTGGAAGGCTGAGTGCGTGACCGGCGTGTTCAAAGTGGATTGTGACCACATCACGAGTTGATAGTGATCGCTTTGCGTCTTCGGCTTCACGCAACAATCGTTGTTCACCTTGAGCGTCTGTGCTGGGATCGATTAAGTACTTGCTGTGGAACGCATCCGAAAGATGTGAAACGACCTTTTGGTCGAAGTCGACACCGCCCAGTTGAAAGTCACCATCGGTCGCGATGACTCGAAACCGGTTGGCCTCGATACGCACGACCGAAACGTCAAACGTACCGCCGCCTAAGTCGTAAACGAGAACCGTTTCGCCGTTCTTCGATGCGGCCTGTTGGTCCAGGAAGCCCTGTTCGACCCCGAAAGCGATCGCCGCTGCGGTTGGTTCGTTAATGATATCCAGCACATTCAAGCCGGCGAGTCGTCCAGCGTCTTGTGTTGCCCGTCGTTTCGGTTCGCTGAAGTAAGCTGGTACCGTGATGACGGCATTCTGAACCGGTCCAGTCTTCAGTTCCGCGTCCGCTTTCAGTTTTTCCAGAACGAGCGATTGGATGACTTCCGGCGGATAGCTTTCGCCGTCAAACGACTTCGAAAAAAGCGGATTGCCCATTTCGCGTTTGACGCATCGCGCGATCATCTCCGGTGAAACGATCGCCGCTTTTAATGCTTCCTTTCCGACAACAAAACCGTTCGTTTCAAACAACACCACGCTCGGTGTCGTCGGGTCACCGTCGGCGTTGGGTAGTGTTCTTGGGACGCCCCTGCCATCG comes from the Roseimaritima multifibrata genome and includes:
- a CDS encoding BRCT domain-containing protein, whose product is MHELSATQYRPILPGQKARGGLLQSKSKNSSRQAIEEQLAGLGGVFSPRVTQKLNYLVVGAEGNPCWAFACYGRKVEAAVELRKKGIPLLIVHENDYWDAVADVS
- a CDS encoding Hsp70 family protein, which codes for MSNDLSGQRPSRGSPRPDKTAAIGIDLGTTFSCVAQVDGRGVPRTLPNADGDPTTPSVVLFETNGFVVGKEALKAAIVSPEMIARCVKREMGNPLFSKSFDGESYPPEVIQSLVLEKLKADAELKTGPVQNAVITVPAYFSEPKRRATQDAGRLAGLNVLDIINEPTAAAIAFGVEQGFLDQQAASKNGETVLVYDLGGGTFDVSVVRIEANRFRVIATDGDFQLGGVDFDQKVVSHLSDAFHSKYLIDPSTDAQGEQRLLREAEDAKRSLSTRDVVTIHFEHAGHALSLPLKRRAFNQMTASIIERTRFTTSKVIRDAGLKWTDLTRILLVGGATRMPAVLEMLETESGMRVDRSLAADEAIAHGAAIYANLLSQGNGNGLDVEVTNVNSHNLGVLGLEKATGLSRTKVLVPQNTALPATHGAAFTTAKDNQRSVAVKVVEGGDASGNHSTSIGTCVIRDLPHGLPAGTQVNVIFKYENNGRLKVRASIPSTGQKAKMEIDRVSAVTDSKLDDWSEKIRSRGRPASSETDTPTGEVETSDEQDLDSKFNDIFDLDDFLN